From the Burkholderia mayonis genome, one window contains:
- a CDS encoding YadA-like family protein, translating into MNKSFKSIWNEALGTWVAASELDRARGKRVSSSRSAAADDAEVGESSSEKARWSTPPRSLVVLLLIGVGGWDAQAQAQVNCSTAPYNFYNGSVTCVGYQSIANGAGAMALGYQANATGLYTVALSQGAAATGQGSMALGAGTVSNNINSVALGVSASATAAGASALGTFAVASGGNSTALGVSSTALAAYSLAAGWGSSAGGQNAVAVGFQSIASGLNSIYMGARSAAGTGSTGLSSIGIGTDVASTGDYATAVGFQTVASGPEAVAMGYGANGSGQHTAAIGFQAIASGLNSVYLGARTVAGTGATAPGAIAVGTDVTSSGPSSLAAGTVAAATAQNAVALGAGAAAVGVSALGMMNGSSASGANSIALGGADSVAEGGSSAPAAAAGAAASGIRAIAIGTGARSAGSSSIAIGDSALTGGNTNAIAMGTNATASGSSAIALGSQTVASNGDATAVGFKSQALAGSSVAIGDSNMVAATAGTGSIAGGHNSQVLGGTGAVALGEGQTVSGNGAVAIGDPSTAIGTGAVTAGSNNTANGNGAVAIGNSNNAQGQGSIALGNTSTAAAAGAVAFGSSAVANNAGDVALGSGSSTAAPNPTASATIGGVTYSFQGTNPTSVVSVGASGSERQITNVAAGRISSASTDAINGSQLNATNLAIDSLSTSTSAGFSSLSTGLVSIGSSVASLSTSTSTGIASLSTGLSSTDSSVASLSTSTSTGIASLSTGLSSTDSSVASLSTSTSTGLSSATSSITSLSTSTSTGIASLSTGLGTVVNTTNNLGNGTASALGGGATYNPTAGSISAPSYTTYNANGTTTINNNVGSVIDNINSQGIKYFHANSTATDSQATGAESVAIGPFAVASGASSLAAGNGAQAAAANALALGAQSNVSVAGGVAIGLGSVSDRAVLSGVGSIAVGSHAIPFNTSDRTLLGAVSFGDASGNTYRQLTNVADGTQAQDAVTVRQLAGALASFAVTGQKYFHANSTQTDSLAVGTDSVAVGPSTVVNGDNGVGIGHGAIVDSTAPGGMAIGQSASSAQADAIAFGSGATAAGAQSIAQGANASALNAGGVALGSGAQSSAINALALGAGASATSANSVALGAGSTAASPHTGATALYAGTAAGPATAANGVVSIGAPGRERQLQNVAAGVISSASTDAVNGSQLFSVVSGVDTLGNSVAAGLGGGSTYNSATGAVTTSLNYAGNTYNSVQNALDAIGGGGTTAGVKYFHANSTGADSRPFGADSVAIGTNAVANHAGDVALGANSTTTTVTQTSGATIGGTAYSFAGTTPTSAVSVGAPGAERQIQNVAAGQLNSGSTDAVNGSQLYATNQQVDANTTAISNMTNGGGIKYFHANSTAPDSQATGADSVAIGGNAQATAANSVALGANSTTNANLGLAAFNPGTGTVAGATPAGEVSVGSAGVERRITNVAAGAAPTDAVNVSQLQAVSSQLNQVQNDALLWDPAANGGAGAFSAAHGGSGSNTITNVAAATLSPASTDAVNGSQLYATNQNVTNVTNAVNDIRNGGGIKYFHANSTAADSQAIGTDSVAIGPLAIASGTGSLAAGNGAQAQVANALALGAQSNVSVAGGVAIGSGSVSDRAVLSGVGSIAVGSHAIPFNTSDRALLGAVSFGDTSGNTYRQLTNVADGTQAQDAVTVRQLAGALSSFAVTGQKYFHANSLQADSLAVGVESVAVGPTTVVNGDNGIGMGNGAIVDATAPGGIAIGQSASSAQADAIALGSGSIAAGAQSIAQGANATALNAGGIAYGSGAHSSAIDAVALGAGASATFANSVALGAGSLTTVGALNNYIAYGLGSPQSSAGEVNVGNRQITGLAAGRVGSDAVNVSQLDAVASQLTTLINQRTTTTGGSFTSNLSGTNGAPAPSGTNASAGGMGAVASGANSTAVGNSSQAAGNGSTAIGVGATASGSNSVALGTGSNDGGRAGVLSVGSANSARQVANVAAGTEGNDAVNVNQLNAVSTALSTSVNNLGNQVNQMQQQIQQTDSMAREGIAATAAMASIPHMDRDSNFAMGIGTATFAGQKAMAVGMQARITENIKATLNGGFSGSQRVVGAGMLYQWK; encoded by the coding sequence ATGAACAAGTCGTTCAAGTCGATCTGGAACGAAGCATTGGGGACCTGGGTTGCCGCGTCCGAACTCGATCGTGCGCGCGGGAAGCGAGTTTCGTCGTCGAGAAGCGCGGCGGCGGATGATGCGGAGGTTGGCGAGTCGAGCAGCGAGAAAGCCCGCTGGAGTACGCCGCCAAGGAGCCTGGTCGTGCTGCTGCTGATTGGTGTGGGGGGATGGGATGCGCAGGCGCAGGCGCAAGTGAACTGCTCTACGGCACCCTACAACTTCTACAATGGCAGCGTGACGTGCGTGGGTTATCAGTCCATAGCCAATGGAGCCGGGGCGATGGCGCTTGGCTACCAGGCCAATGCCACGGGACTTTACACGGTCGCACTCAGCCAGGGTGCAGCGGCCACGGGCCAGGGTTCGATGGCGCTGGGCGCCGGCACGGTCTCGAACAACATCAATTCGGTGGCGCTGGGAGTCAGTGCCAGCGCTACGGCGGCCGGCGCCAGCGCGTTGGGCACCTTCGCCGTTGCCTCGGGGGGGAACTCCACTGCTCTCGGCGTCAGTTCCACCGCGTTGGCAGCGTATTCGTTGGCGGCCGGCTGGGGGAGCAGCGCCGGTGGGCAGAACGCGGTTGCTGTCGGCTTTCAGTCCATTGCCAGCGGTCTCAATTCCATTTACATGGGCGCACGCAGTGCCGCTGGCACTGGATCGACTGGACTATCGTCCATTGGCATTGGCACTGACGTTGCCTCTACCGGCGACTATGCCACGGCCGTCGGTTTCCAGACGGTGGCGAGCGGGCCCGAAGCCGTCGCGATGGGTTATGGGGCCAACGGCTCCGGGCAGCATACCGCCGCCATCGGCTTCCAGGCCATCGCCAGCGGTCTCAACTCTGTATATCTTGGGGCGCGCACGGTCGCGGGCACGGGCGCAACGGCGCCGGGGGCGATTGCTGTCGGCACTGACGTAACTTCATCCGGTCCCTCTTCGTTGGCAGCGGGAACGGTGGCTGCCGCCACGGCGCAGAATGCGGTGGCATTGGGGGCGGGCGCTGCCGCCGTCGGCGTGAGCGCGCTCGGCATGATGAACGGCTCTAGCGCCAGCGGCGCAAACTCGATAGCGCTGGGTGGGGCGGATTCCGTCGCGGAAGGCGGTTCATCCGCACCGGCGGCTGCGGCGGGCGCCGCAGCGTCAGGCATTCGCGCCATTGCTATCGGCACCGGCGCCCGCTCCGCTGGTTCCTCGTCCATTGCGATAGGCGACTCGGCTCTGACGGGGGGCAATACCAATGCCATCGCTATGGGCACGAATGCAACGGCGTCAGGGAGCAGCGCTATCGCGTTGGGTAGCCAGACGGTTGCGAGCAATGGCGATGCGACGGCTGTTGGCTTCAAGTCGCAAGCTCTCGCGGGATCGAGCGTGGCCATTGGCGACAGCAACATGGTGGCGGCGACGGCCGGCACCGGCTCCATTGCCGGCGGCCATAACTCCCAAGTGCTCGGCGGTACCGGCGCAGTCGCGCTGGGTGAAGGGCAAACGGTGAGCGGCAATGGTGCGGTTGCAATCGGCGATCCAAGCACCGCGATCGGCACCGGCGCGGTGACGGCCGGTTCGAACAACACCGCCAACGGCAACGGCGCAGTCGCGATCGGCAATTCGAACAACGCGCAGGGGCAGGGCTCGATTGCGCTCGGCAACACGTCGACGGCGGCGGCGGCCGGCGCCGTCGCGTTCGGTTCGTCGGCGGTTGCGAACAATGCGGGCGATGTCGCACTGGGCTCCGGATCATCGACGGCCGCACCGAATCCCACGGCGAGCGCGACCATCGGCGGCGTCACGTACAGTTTTCAGGGAACGAATCCGACGAGTGTCGTGAGCGTCGGTGCGTCCGGCAGCGAGCGACAGATCACCAACGTGGCGGCCGGGCGCATCAGTTCGGCAAGCACGGATGCGATCAACGGCTCGCAATTGAATGCGACCAATCTTGCGATCGACTCGTTGTCGACGTCGACATCGGCGGGCTTCAGTTCTCTGTCGACCGGTCTCGTGTCGATCGGTAGTTCGGTGGCGTCGCTGTCGACATCGACGTCGACGGGTATCGCTTCGCTGTCCACCGGCTTGAGCTCTACCGACAGTTCGGTGGCGTCGCTGTCCACGTCGACGTCGACGGGTATCGCTTCGCTGTCCACCGGCTTGAGCTCTACCGACAGTTCGGTGGCGTCGCTGTCCACGTCGACGTCGACCGGCCTTTCATCGGCGACCAGCTCGATCACGTCGCTGTCCACGTCGACCTCGACGGGCATCGCTTCGCTGTCCACCGGCCTCGGCACGGTCGTCAACACAACGAACAATCTCGGCAACGGCACAGCTTCGGCACTCGGCGGAGGCGCGACCTACAATCCGACGGCCGGCTCGATCTCTGCGCCGTCGTATACGACGTACAACGCGAACGGCACGACGACGATCAACAACAATGTCGGGTCGGTGATTGACAACATCAATTCGCAGGGCATCAAGTACTTCCACGCCAATTCCACCGCAACCGACAGCCAAGCGACCGGCGCCGAAAGCGTCGCGATCGGTCCGTTCGCGGTCGCGAGCGGCGCGAGCAGCCTGGCCGCCGGAAACGGTGCGCAGGCCGCGGCGGCGAACGCGCTGGCGCTCGGTGCGCAGTCGAACGTGTCGGTCGCGGGCGGCGTCGCGATCGGTTTGGGCTCGGTGTCGGATCGGGCCGTTCTGTCGGGCGTCGGTTCGATCGCGGTCGGCAGTCACGCGATCCCGTTCAACACGTCCGATCGGACCTTGCTCGGCGCGGTTTCGTTCGGCGATGCAAGCGGCAACACCTATCGCCAGTTGACCAACGTTGCTGACGGCACACAGGCTCAGGACGCGGTGACCGTGCGTCAGCTGGCGGGCGCGCTCGCGTCGTTCGCGGTAACGGGCCAGAAATATTTCCATGCGAATTCGACGCAGACAGATTCGCTCGCCGTCGGAACGGATTCTGTCGCCGTCGGCCCGTCGACCGTCGTGAATGGTGACAACGGCGTGGGCATCGGACACGGCGCGATCGTCGATTCGACGGCGCCCGGCGGCATGGCGATCGGCCAGAGCGCGAGCTCGGCGCAGGCGGATGCGATCGCGTTCGGCAGCGGTGCGACGGCCGCCGGCGCGCAGTCGATCGCGCAAGGCGCGAATGCGAGTGCGCTGAATGCGGGCGGCGTCGCGCTCGGTTCGGGCGCGCAGAGTAGCGCGATCAACGCGCTGGCACTCGGCGCAGGCGCGAGCGCCACGTCGGCGAACAGCGTCGCGCTCGGCGCGGGCAGCACGGCGGCATCGCCGCACACGGGTGCGACCGCGCTTTATGCCGGGACCGCGGCCGGCCCGGCGACGGCGGCCAATGGCGTCGTGTCGATCGGCGCCCCCGGCCGGGAACGACAACTGCAGAACGTCGCGGCGGGCGTGATCTCGTCGGCGAGCACCGACGCGGTCAACGGCTCGCAGCTGTTCTCCGTCGTCTCGGGCGTCGATACGCTCGGCAACAGCGTCGCGGCCGGCCTCGGCGGCGGCAGCACGTACAACAGCGCGACGGGCGCCGTGACGACCAGCCTCAACTACGCGGGCAACACGTACAACTCTGTCCAGAATGCGCTGGATGCGATCGGTGGAGGCGGGACGACCGCAGGCGTCAAGTATTTCCACGCCAATTCGACAGGCGCCGACAGCCGGCCGTTCGGTGCCGACAGTGTGGCGATCGGCACGAACGCGGTCGCGAACCACGCGGGCGACGTTGCGCTGGGCGCCAATTCGACGACCACGACGGTAACGCAGACGTCCGGCGCGACGATCGGCGGCACGGCCTACAGCTTCGCGGGCACGACGCCCACGAGCGCCGTGAGCGTGGGTGCGCCGGGCGCGGAACGGCAGATCCAGAACGTTGCGGCCGGCCAACTGAATTCGGGCAGCACCGACGCGGTCAACGGTTCGCAGCTTTATGCGACGAACCAGCAGGTCGATGCGAACACCACGGCGATCAGCAACATGACGAACGGCGGCGGGATCAAGTATTTCCACGCGAACTCGACGGCGCCGGACAGCCAGGCGACGGGCGCGGACAGCGTTGCGATCGGCGGCAACGCGCAGGCGACGGCCGCGAATTCGGTTGCGCTAGGCGCCAATTCGACGACGAACGCCAATCTGGGGCTGGCCGCTTTCAACCCCGGCACGGGAACGGTGGCGGGTGCGACGCCGGCCGGTGAAGTGTCGGTCGGTTCCGCCGGGGTCGAGCGGCGCATCACGAACGTGGCGGCCGGCGCGGCGCCGACCGATGCGGTGAACGTCAGCCAGTTGCAGGCGGTGAGTTCGCAGCTCAACCAGGTGCAGAACGATGCGCTGTTGTGGGATCCGGCGGCGAACGGCGGCGCCGGCGCGTTCAGTGCCGCGCACGGCGGCAGCGGTTCGAACACGATCACGAACGTCGCGGCGGCCACGCTGAGTCCGGCGAGCACGGACGCGGTCAATGGCTCGCAACTGTATGCGACCAACCAGAACGTGACCAACGTGACCAATGCCGTCAACGACATCCGGAACGGCGGGGGCATCAAGTACTTCCACGCGAATTCCACTGCGGCCGACAGCCAGGCCATCGGCACGGACAGCGTCGCGATCGGTCCGCTGGCGATAGCAAGCGGTACCGGCAGCCTCGCGGCCGGCAACGGTGCGCAGGCGCAGGTCGCCAATGCGCTGGCGCTCGGTGCGCAGTCGAACGTGTCGGTCGCGGGCGGCGTCGCGATCGGTTCGGGCTCGGTGTCGGATCGGGCCGTTCTGTCGGGCGTCGGTTCGATCGCGGTCGGCAGTCACGCGATTCCGTTCAACACGTCGGACCGTGCGCTGCTCGGCGCGGTTTCGTTCGGCGATACGAGCGGCAATACCTATCGCCAACTGACCAACGTCGCCGACGGCACGCAGGCGCAAGACGCTGTCACCGTCCGGCAGCTCGCCGGTGCGCTGTCGTCGTTCGCGGTCACTGGACAGAAGTACTTCCATGCGAACTCGCTGCAGGCCGACTCGCTGGCTGTCGGCGTGGAGTCGGTCGCGGTGGGGCCGACGACCGTGGTCAACGGCGACAACGGAATCGGCATGGGCAATGGCGCGATCGTCGACGCGACCGCACCAGGAGGAATCGCGATCGGGCAGAGCGCGAGCTCGGCTCAGGCGGACGCGATCGCGCTTGGCAGCGGTTCGATTGCGGCAGGCGCGCAATCGATCGCGCAAGGCGCGAATGCAACCGCACTCAACGCGGGCGGCATCGCGTACGGTTCGGGCGCGCACAGCAGCGCGATCGACGCGGTCGCGCTGGGTGCCGGCGCAAGCGCGACGTTCGCGAACAGCGTCGCACTCGGCGCCGGTTCGCTGACGACGGTCGGCGCGCTGAACAACTACATCGCGTACGGGCTCGGTTCGCCGCAGTCGTCGGCGGGCGAAGTCAACGTCGGCAACCGGCAGATCACCGGGCTGGCCGCAGGACGCGTCGGCAGCGATGCCGTCAACGTGTCGCAGCTCGATGCGGTCGCCAGTCAGCTGACGACGCTGATCAACCAGCGGACGACGACTACCGGCGGGTCGTTCACGTCCAACCTGTCCGGGACGAACGGCGCGCCGGCGCCGAGCGGCACGAACGCGTCCGCAGGCGGCATGGGGGCCGTGGCATCGGGCGCGAACAGCACGGCGGTCGGCAACAGCTCGCAGGCGGCGGGCAACGGGTCGACCGCGATCGGCGTCGGCGCGACGGCAAGCGGCAGCAACTCGGTCGCGCTCGGCACCGGCAGCAACGACGGCGGTCGCGCGGGTGTGCTGTCGGTGGGCTCCGCGAACTCGGCGCGGCAGGTCGCCAATGTCGCGGCGGGCACCGAAGGCAACGATGCGGTCAACGTCAATCAGCTGAACGCCGTCTCGACCGCGCTGTCGACGTCGGTGAACAACCTGGGCAACCAGGTCAACCAGATGCAGCAGCAGATCCAGCAGACGGATTCGATGGCGCGCGAGGGGATCGCCGCCACGGCCGCGATGGCGTCGATTCCGCACATGGACCGCGATTCCAACTTCGCGATGGGGATCGGCACGGCGACCTTCGCCGGTCAGAAGGCGATGGCCGTCGGGATGCAGGCCCGCATTACGGAGAACATCAAGGCGACACTGAACGGCGGTTTCAGCGGAAGCCAGCGAGTCGTGGGCGCGGGCATGCTGTACCAGTGGAAGTAA